From Nitrospirota bacterium, the proteins below share one genomic window:
- a CDS encoding DNA methyltransferase, with product MRSNTTIIIGDSRRMKEIKDESVHLIITSPPYWQLKDYGNGSQIGFNDSYEDYINNLNLVWTECYRVLHKGCRLCVNIGDQFARSVYYGRYKIIPIREEIIKFCETIGFDYMGAIIWQKVTTCNTTGGATIMGSFPYPRNGIIKLDYEFILIFKKLGDPPKVSREVKEKSKLTIEEWNEYFSGHWNFPGEKQDKHLAMFPEELPRRLIKMFSFVGDTVLDPFLGSGTTCLAAKNLGRDSIGYEISKDFLPIIKTKLKNSDIEIIHQEKLKINFKDETKKLPYVFKDPVRFDKKIDPKKLRFGSKIDNNSAHHRETYYSVKEIISPEILVLDNDLKVRLLGIKGKKEINGQVLQFLKVKVKGQKVFLKFDTIKYDDEGNLLCYLYLKNKTFINAHLIKNKLAQVDSSLNFKYKNKFLSMQK from the coding sequence ATGAGATCTAACACCACCATAATCATCGGCGATAGTCGGAGGATGAAGGAGATAAAGGATGAATCTGTTCACCTCATCATCACATCTCCCCCTTACTGGCAATTAAAGGACTATGGAAATGGGAGCCAGATAGGGTTTAATGACAGTTATGAGGACTATATTAACAATCTCAATCTTGTCTGGACTGAATGCTACAGAGTCCTACACAAAGGCTGTCGTTTGTGCGTGAATATTGGCGATCAGTTTGCACGGTCCGTGTATTATGGCCGATATAAGATCATTCCTATAAGAGAAGAAATAATTAAGTTTTGCGAGACTATTGGGTTTGATTACATGGGAGCTATTATCTGGCAGAAGGTTACCACATGCAATACGACAGGTGGAGCCACAATTATGGGTTCTTTCCCTTATCCCCGGAATGGTATCATTAAGCTCGACTATGAATTCATTTTAATTTTCAAGAAGCTCGGTGATCCTCCGAAGGTCAGCAGAGAAGTAAAAGAAAAATCAAAGCTCACTATTGAGGAATGGAACGAATATTTCTCCGGGCACTGGAATTTCCCTGGGGAAAAGCAAGACAAACACCTTGCTATGTTTCCAGAAGAATTGCCAAGGAGATTGATAAAAATGTTCAGTTTTGTCGGAGATACAGTTCTTGACCCATTCCTTGGAAGCGGTACAACCTGTCTTGCTGCAAAGAATCTCGGTAGAGACTCCATCGGATATGAGATTAGTAAAGATTTTTTGCCAATAATAAAGACAAAATTAAAGAACTCTGATATAGAAATAATTCACCAAGAAAAACTTAAAATAAATTTTAAGGATGAGACCAAAAAACTTCCCTATGTCTTTAAAGACCCTGTCAGGTTCGATAAAAAAATCGATCCCAAAAAATTAAGATTCGGCTCAAAGATAGATAATAATTCAGCCCATCATAGAGAAACATACTATTCAGTTAAAGAAATAATAAGTCCTGAGATATTGGTTCTGGATAATGATTTGAAAGTCAGATTGCTCGGAATTAAAGGAAAAAAAGAGATAAATGGACAGGTGCTTCAATTTCTAAAGGTGAAGGTAAAGGGACAGAAGGTATTTCTTAAATTCGATACCATAAAATATGACGACGAGGGTAATCTATTATGCTATCTTTACCTTAAAAATAAAACCTTTATAAATGCACATCTTATTAAAAATAAACTGGCCCAGGTAGATTCTTCTCTGAACTTTAAATACAAAAATAAATTTCTTTCCATGCAAAAATAA
- a CDS encoding MjaI family restriction endonuclease produces MKIKLTNEEIRKSLEIPSTSFPKYVSQIINLANQNAQGTRPRVVGQLTDLIQKFSGRTLDEWEQWYLQRYPNAIKTANEKILGMVENLKETTQKINYDMVNEWVRDLVIVQTFIGLQFQEAIIKKGAEIKGVDYRLAEKTDESKGIDGYIGNIPVSIKPETYKIKKSLREDITVKLIYYKKIKNGIEVDYSEIID; encoded by the coding sequence GTGAAGATAAAGCTTACAAATGAAGAAATCAGAAAATCCTTAGAGATTCCATCGACTTCATTTCCAAAATATGTCTCACAGATAATCAATCTCGCTAACCAGAATGCACAGGGGACAAGACCAAGAGTTGTTGGTCAACTTACTGATTTAATACAAAAGTTTTCTGGCAGAACCCTGGATGAATGGGAACAGTGGTATTTGCAAAGGTATCCTAATGCTATAAAGACCGCTAATGAAAAAATTCTGGGAATGGTTGAGAACCTCAAAGAGACGACACAAAAAATTAATTACGATATGGTCAATGAATGGGTAAGGGACCTTGTTATTGTACAAACATTTATTGGACTTCAATTTCAAGAGGCAATTATAAAGAAAGGTGCTGAGATTAAAGGTGTTGATTATAGGCTGGCAGAAAAAACTGATGAATCAAAAGGAATTGATGGATATATTGGAAACATTCCTGTCTCAATAAAGCCAGAGACTTACAAGATTAAAAAGTCTTTAAGAGAAGACATAACTGTTAAGCTTATTTATTACAAAAAGATTAAGAATGGTATTGAAGTGGATTATAGCGAGATCATTGATTAA
- a CDS encoding DUF5618 family protein gives MKESLRYLQNAREILKSVPIEDDTYTNVKPVREAFGTAYLAVLEAINEALIKKGLTKKELPKSVDAYRRALQKYIAVHDGKLLREFEKLYDLLHIAGYYRGLLYDVNIVKDAIKATRAFIEKLD, from the coding sequence ATGAAAGAATCATTAAGATACTTACAAAATGCGAGAGAGATACTTAAGTCTGTTCCTATAGAGGATGACACTTATACGAATGTCAAGCCTGTCAGGGAGGCATTTGGAACCGCCTATCTTGCTGTCTTGGAAGCTATTAATGAGGCTCTTATAAAGAAAGGTTTAACCAAGAAAGAACTTCCAAAGTCTGTAGATGCTTATAGAAGGGCATTGCAGAAGTATATAGCTGTTCATGATGGAAAACTCTTGAGAGAGTTTGAAAAACTTTATGATTTACTCCATATAGCAGGATATTATCGAGGATTGCTATATGATGTTAATATAGTTAAAGATGCCATAAAAGCTACCAGGGCTTTTATAGAAAAGTTAGATTGA
- a CDS encoding type IV secretory system conjugative DNA transfer family protein has product MFETKNISVILAIMFILISYTVYKLYTTARKTKSNIDTGRWATRREILRFYGTVTPLVRRVSFSAMVSFMIVILAYFYGRAGMMNVAAGFSVIGVFIYGSISICSKRYERLRRFLGDKENFYHLGRYRGRRISLPREQRFMHTLIVGPTGIGKTSSLIIPQLLYDAYGNISAVVIDAKSPELYNKVAGAWMENGKKVILFDPWHPDCWGFNPLLEATDDEIQTIVNAFLGDQRRVQKRDEFFEGRSHDFLESLLKLIREEFKDSECSLSIAYQLIRSHKVLNQFIQCCRNLEIITGFDDWMKRTNESQMDILSSVRKKLSIFKEPQVQAAFSRSDFTLEILFREEEPALLIIGVPVDKKEVGMQIASLMTRLVMRRAFEEKRIQRQRASKGEIFFRSNDLALYLDEFENLNIVDMPEYISIARDTNTQCILSTTNIDFFENYGDRFGAIMTNLRTQIYLSGINLKTSKYVSEMLGKQRTLMTRYFTEPIIPWLNKKQIAWEPDVLMSDDSIRNMAKKKAICFTPDTRPFILDLERYYESRLIKGLIKPLPQNIDEYKKRWGIDTSPLKVPVLSRNGYLKTHSDTKMVKGDRIDDIGIYQHIEKNIDERGISKKPTFDPYDLSAYEDDGMSGLIL; this is encoded by the coding sequence ATGTTTGAGACAAAGAATATTTCCGTTATCCTGGCGATAATGTTTATCCTTATCTCTTACACTGTATATAAACTCTATACAACTGCAAGAAAAACAAAGTCCAACATAGACACTGGCAGATGGGCGACACGGAGGGAGATCTTAAGGTTCTATGGAACCGTTACCCCTCTTGTGAGACGTGTTTCGTTTTCAGCAATGGTTTCCTTTATGATTGTCATTCTTGCATATTTCTATGGCAGAGCAGGCATGATGAATGTTGCAGCAGGATTCAGTGTTATAGGCGTCTTTATATACGGTTCTATCTCCATATGTTCCAAGAGGTATGAAAGATTAAGAAGGTTTTTAGGTGACAAGGAAAATTTTTACCATCTCGGTAGATATAGAGGCAGAAGGATATCACTTCCCCGTGAACAGAGATTTATGCACACACTGATAGTTGGACCCACAGGTATTGGAAAGACTTCATCACTTATAATTCCTCAGCTCCTGTATGACGCTTATGGGAATATAAGTGCAGTTGTTATAGATGCAAAATCTCCCGAACTATACAATAAAGTTGCAGGTGCATGGATGGAGAATGGCAAGAAGGTTATCCTTTTTGATCCATGGCATCCTGACTGCTGGGGATTCAATCCACTTTTAGAGGCAACAGACGATGAGATACAGACAATCGTAAATGCCTTTCTTGGGGATCAAAGGAGGGTGCAAAAGAGAGATGAATTCTTTGAGGGAAGGTCACACGATTTTCTCGAATCTCTGCTCAAACTAATCAGGGAGGAGTTTAAAGACAGCGAATGCAGTCTCTCTATCGCATATCAGTTGATAAGGTCCCACAAGGTGCTGAATCAATTTATCCAGTGTTGCAGGAATCTTGAGATAATAACTGGATTTGATGACTGGATGAAGAGGACTAATGAGTCGCAGATGGATATACTCTCATCTGTTCGCAAGAAACTCTCTATATTTAAAGAACCACAGGTTCAGGCTGCCTTCTCCAGATCCGATTTTACTCTGGAGATTCTCTTCAGGGAAGAAGAACCAGCACTTTTGATCATAGGTGTTCCAGTTGACAAAAAAGAGGTTGGTATGCAGATAGCATCCCTTATGACGAGACTCGTTATGCGAAGGGCATTTGAGGAGAAACGCATCCAGAGGCAAAGGGCATCAAAAGGTGAGATATTTTTTAGATCAAATGACCTTGCGCTTTATCTCGATGAATTTGAAAATTTGAATATTGTTGATATGCCTGAGTATATATCCATAGCGAGGGATACAAATACGCAGTGCATCCTCAGTACCACAAATATAGACTTCTTTGAGAACTACGGGGATAGATTTGGTGCTATTATGACGAATCTAAGGACACAGATATACCTCAGCGGGATAAACCTTAAGACCTCAAAGTATGTTTCTGAGATGCTTGGAAAACAGAGGACATTAATGACAAGGTATTTTACCGAACCGATAATACCATGGCTCAATAAGAAACAGATAGCATGGGAGCCTGATGTCCTTATGAGTGATGACAGCATAAGAAATATGGCTAAGAAAAAGGCGATATGCTTTACACCTGATACAAGGCCGTTCATTCTTGATCTGGAGAGATATTATGAGTCACGGTTAATAAAAGGTCTCATAAAGCCCCTGCCACAGAATATTGATGAATACAAGAAAAGATGGGGAATAGATACTTCACCGCTGAAGGTACCCGTATTATCACGGAATGGATATTTAAAGACCCATAGTGACACCAAGATGGTTAAAGGCGACAGGATTGATGATATAGGTATTTACCAACACATCGAAAAGAACATCGATGAAAGAGGTATATCGAAAAAACCTACCTTTGATCCGTATGATTTGTCTGCTTACGAAGATGACGGGATGTCGGGATTGATATTATGA
- a CDS encoding TraU family protein, with the protein MRRILINLRTQALKAEVLKSLVCFGTVVLQIFSTSSAYAVDITSLASALNVKSCLEYKVAGPCWLDKKKLLPGINMCYWSPVLLIETPRQPFSSSLSIVNTLLEPLKEASSLFGGAGGASSFYQTNSFYHEAHVVTFSFLGYIKNPVQAIFGLCKKDLTLPYAVNYLSEVDIVNWRTGAADYFTFKWLASATAGASQICSLSGIPLIGDAISVEDACMGTWGATYPRTGLMIANSSAVASAATCFRAVSVASKPFVTGRVGFIPLHFQPTQDDKLQMVFPRSSGCIKIGQSPASWDFATALPPEVGGYIWVYWRKVCCCVTPGSFTGVPLL; encoded by the coding sequence ATGAGAAGGATTTTGATTAACCTCAGAACGCAAGCTCTGAAGGCTGAAGTGCTAAAGTCCTTAGTGTGCTTCGGCACTGTAGTTCTTCAAATCTTCAGCACTTCTTCTGCCTATGCGGTTGATATAACTTCTTTAGCATCAGCACTTAATGTAAAGAGTTGCCTTGAGTATAAGGTGGCTGGACCATGCTGGCTTGATAAGAAGAAACTCTTACCTGGTATAAATATGTGCTACTGGTCTCCTGTATTACTTATCGAGACACCGAGGCAGCCATTCAGCAGTTCCCTTTCCATTGTTAATACCCTTTTAGAACCTTTAAAAGAAGCATCATCTCTTTTTGGTGGAGCAGGTGGGGCGAGTTCATTCTATCAGACGAATTCCTTCTACCATGAAGCCCATGTTGTGACTTTTTCATTTCTCGGATATATAAAAAATCCTGTTCAGGCAATATTCGGACTGTGCAAAAAAGACCTCACACTTCCTTATGCTGTAAATTATCTCTCAGAGGTAGATATTGTTAACTGGAGGACTGGTGCTGCTGATTATTTTACATTTAAATGGCTTGCATCTGCTACCGCAGGTGCTTCTCAGATTTGTTCTCTAAGCGGGATTCCATTAATTGGAGACGCTATATCAGTTGAAGATGCATGCATGGGGACATGGGGTGCGACATATCCGAGAACTGGACTTATGATTGCCAATAGCAGTGCAGTTGCAAGTGCTGCAACCTGTTTCAGGGCTGTAAGTGTTGCATCAAAACCCTTTGTTACAGGTAGAGTAGGGTTCATTCCCCTTCACTTCCAGCCCACCCAAGATGATAAATTGCAGATGGTCTTTCCACGATCTTCTGGGTGTATAAAGATAGGACAGAGCCCTGCATCGTGGGATTTTGCCACAGCATTACCACCAGAGGTAGGAGGTTATATATGGGTTTACTGGCGAAAGGTCTGTTGCTGTGTTACGCCTGGCTCTTTTACTGGTGTGCCTTTACTATAG
- a CDS encoding ATP-binding protein, which yields MSITLKTWKAFFDTGESFTSLFTPVDYEDGRFILRDGSIGQVWEVGGFPVDGRSTSELEGYSFKLKNFLNSLPEGFLYQVITVGFRGNERIKKEIRDTLKPDNPAMKELLDFNLEMYEKSLYRGFFSYNEINFYPKTITTLFTVRYFPFRDNGTSRISVQSRVDEKIESTFTMNNISHRKFYPQDMINLHYRLLNPRTTFKRPPPLDNHLPPICNKFLFNSPELKNCEWVFEGIRTRVITFKEPPVGARQREEAGEFRTVFVTEPNMLFEEKPDGISLYDITDNFIFAVNFFKPSQTQMESYMKRRKAFAWLHSAGLMGDVAVEKDIIKKECDSLIDKTYSSGDKYFKASFIFVILGDDEEIDAKSTKFVSFLESAGTIPIVEDMNSPAMFLQALPLSYDPELPSEKDVLKKTFTFLGSNIADLLPLYRNSSGSKSVTDFYYNRRGEIIYLDLFDSFTSSTAPHCLVTGMTGGGKSVTMSKHIMMALARGGIVFVIDKKDTYERLTRFAGGQHIRFEGEIDFILDPFRGDRDDDHRVFLTHLLSMMATGGTEAITREEVAVLSESVLECFRSSESPSIETVAEILKRKDDIGLKLSRKIKPFYGDGQYARFYSGDKPPLDFKGNRLISFQLGDIDLYKDFFAVNVMLLIYYIKQFVKKNPGVMKYLIIDEAWQLFNDPITLMFLVEVVKTFRSFGCAVIFVTQQLDDFKGVAEVLKDNCPNKILLTQNVDTIERNREALGLSDGVLSYYRTLTKQRNFNEILIKTEGWCTIVRVLLDPFSYWVTTSRDQDKAYLSRLEKEYGLRDAIMTAARENPYGVSY from the coding sequence ATGAGTATAACCCTTAAGACATGGAAGGCGTTTTTTGATACAGGGGAATCATTTACTTCCCTTTTCACCCCTGTTGATTATGAGGATGGGAGATTCATCCTCAGGGATGGCTCAATAGGGCAGGTCTGGGAGGTGGGTGGATTTCCTGTTGATGGAAGATCAACCTCTGAACTTGAAGGGTATTCTTTTAAATTGAAAAATTTTCTAAATTCCCTGCCTGAAGGGTTTCTCTATCAAGTGATAACTGTTGGATTCAGGGGGAATGAGCGTATAAAGAAAGAGATAAGAGACACCCTGAAACCGGATAATCCTGCGATGAAAGAACTTCTTGATTTTAATCTCGAGATGTATGAGAAATCTTTATACAGGGGATTCTTCTCTTATAATGAGATTAACTTTTATCCAAAAACGATAACTACACTTTTCACTGTAAGATACTTCCCCTTCAGGGATAATGGCACATCAAGAATATCTGTGCAGAGCAGGGTTGATGAAAAGATAGAGTCCACATTTACGATGAACAATATCTCCCATAGAAAATTCTATCCTCAAGATATGATAAATCTCCATTACCGGTTATTAAATCCAAGAACAACATTTAAAAGACCTCCACCTCTGGATAACCATCTGCCTCCAATCTGTAACAAGTTCTTATTCAATTCGCCTGAACTGAAGAACTGCGAATGGGTCTTTGAGGGGATAAGGACGAGGGTGATAACATTTAAAGAGCCTCCAGTGGGGGCAAGACAGAGAGAGGAAGCAGGTGAATTCAGAACCGTTTTTGTGACAGAGCCCAATATGCTTTTTGAGGAAAAACCAGACGGGATAAGCCTTTATGACATCACAGATAATTTTATCTTTGCTGTAAATTTTTTCAAACCTTCTCAGACTCAGATGGAATCTTACATGAAGAGAAGAAAGGCGTTTGCATGGCTTCACAGCGCAGGACTGATGGGCGATGTTGCTGTTGAGAAAGATATAATCAAGAAAGAGTGCGATAGCCTGATTGATAAGACCTATTCATCAGGTGATAAGTATTTTAAGGCATCTTTTATCTTTGTAATCCTTGGAGATGATGAAGAGATAGATGCAAAATCTACAAAATTTGTAAGCTTCCTTGAGTCTGCTGGCACAATCCCTATTGTGGAGGATATGAATTCTCCTGCGATGTTCCTTCAAGCATTACCGCTTAGTTATGACCCAGAACTGCCATCAGAAAAAGATGTCCTTAAGAAGACATTTACATTTCTTGGTTCAAACATAGCAGATCTGCTTCCACTGTACAGGAATTCATCTGGCTCAAAATCGGTAACAGATTTCTACTATAACCGAAGGGGTGAGATAATCTATCTTGATCTGTTTGATAGCTTCACATCATCCACCGCCCCTCATTGCCTTGTAACAGGGATGACAGGGGGAGGAAAGAGCGTTACCATGTCAAAACACATCATGATGGCACTTGCAAGGGGCGGTATAGTCTTTGTCATTGATAAGAAAGACACATACGAAAGACTCACAAGATTTGCAGGTGGTCAGCATATAAGATTTGAGGGGGAGATAGACTTTATACTCGACCCTTTCAGGGGTGATAGGGATGATGACCACAGAGTGTTTCTCACGCATCTCCTCTCCATGATGGCTACAGGAGGGACTGAGGCAATTACAAGGGAGGAAGTGGCGGTATTGAGTGAGTCTGTCCTTGAGTGCTTCCGTTCATCAGAGAGTCCGTCTATAGAGACAGTTGCAGAGATACTTAAAAGGAAGGATGATATCGGGCTCAAGCTTTCAAGAAAGATAAAACCGTTCTACGGCGATGGTCAATATGCACGGTTTTACAGTGGGGATAAGCCACCGCTTGACTTCAAGGGGAACAGGCTTATAAGTTTTCAGCTCGGCGATATTGACCTCTACAAAGATTTCTTTGCAGTGAATGTGATGCTTCTTATCTATTACATCAAGCAGTTTGTCAAAAAGAATCCTGGCGTAATGAAATACCTCATAATAGATGAGGCATGGCAACTCTTCAATGACCCTATCACCCTCATGTTTCTTGTTGAGGTTGTAAAAACTTTTAGAAGTTTTGGATGTGCTGTTATCTTTGTTACTCAACAGCTCGATGACTTCAAAGGTGTAGCTGAGGTGCTTAAGGATAACTGCCCTAATAAGATACTCCTTACGCAGAATGTAGACACTATTGAGAGAAACAGGGAAGCACTCGGTCTTTCAGATGGGGTTTTGTCGTATTACAGGACGCTAACGAAACAGAGGAACTTCAACGAGATACTTATAAAGACGGAAGGATGGTGCACAATTGTGAGGGTTCTGCTTGACCCATTCAGTTACTGGGTAACCACATCAAGAGACCAGGATAAGGCGTATCTCAGCAGGCTTGAGAAGGAATACGGGCTAAGAGATGCAATAATGACCGCTGCAAGAGAGAATCCATATGGGGTGTCATACTGA
- a CDS encoding DUF5618 family protein — MKEALRYLNNAKEILKSVPIEDNIYTDIKSVREALGTAYLAVLEAINEYLKTKKGLTKKELPKSVDAYRKALQKYIAVHNGKLMREFEMLYDALHIAGYYRGLIYDVDMVKDALKAARSFMEKIR; from the coding sequence GTGAAAGAGGCATTAAGATATTTAAACAATGCAAAAGAGATATTAAAGTCTGTCCCTATAGAGGATAACATATATACAGATATAAAGTCTGTAAGGGAAGCTCTTGGAACAGCATATCTTGCAGTTTTAGAGGCTATAAATGAATATCTCAAGACTAAAAAAGGTCTTACAAAAAAAGAACTTCCAAAATCAGTTGATGCGTACAGGAAGGCACTACAGAAGTATATAGCAGTTCATAATGGTAAGCTTATGAGGGAATTTGAGATGCTTTATGATGCTCTTCACATTGCGGGTTATTACAGAGGCCTCATCTACGATGTAGATATGGTCAAAGATGCCCTTAAGGCTGCAAGGTCATTTATGGAGAAGATTAGATAG
- a CDS encoding TraV family lipoprotein: protein MRVKSLILTLSISLIIISGCASLGINNNKSGTLPPQEIYAKAQGKTDGLKAQIAPVITERADIPFFPVVTPPEVLEVWVYDHITPTNDLVMGHTVFIWLKDARWFLQDFRGTISMPKPAVSGANLKDIPIKKIELGKDPLSKNGKP, encoded by the coding sequence TTGAGAGTAAAATCCCTTATATTGACCCTATCAATCTCTCTAATAATTATTAGTGGTTGTGCATCCCTCGGCATAAATAATAATAAGTCAGGGACTCTACCACCGCAGGAGATATATGCGAAGGCACAGGGGAAGACAGATGGTTTGAAGGCTCAGATAGCTCCTGTTATCACTGAGAGAGCAGACATACCTTTCTTCCCTGTTGTTACACCTCCTGAGGTACTTGAGGTATGGGTCTATGACCATATCACCCCTACGAACGACCTTGTAATGGGGCATACTGTGTTTATCTGGCTAAAGGATGCAAGGTGGTTTCTTCAGGACTTCAGAGGAACAATAAGCATGCCTAAGCCCGCAGTGAGCGGAGCGAATCTGAAGGATATTCCAATCAAGAAAATAGAACTCGGCAAAGACCCTCTCAGTAAGAATGGCAAACCTTGA
- a CDS encoding TrbI/VirB10 family protein: MATLLDTINKLTDFIKKHPTILIALTLIIALLFFVTPGKTPKKTEKIIDDAKQQQKGNVNPVDELKSQIHTLNTALQEIKKEVNGIKEMKRTEVRHTDEVSKKDEKTLYELENEIKKKKDRISAVEEGAAEQEKPVLSGAEGKVSMTPRIKKIELPPVDNSSPPQSKKADPYLPSASFTDATLLSGAYAPHNGEPMPVSLSIDKAFSGPMGSPVPLKGCLAVAKAVGDIGTGRAKIQVEKMSCRWQDGGFFDEKVNGYLTDEDNIFGIKGDVKRYTGEFLKTTGISAFLQGLSQALATAQTTTLAVAGGTGGVATATNITGDVATYTFAEASRQIASKSGEFYAKQADVLIPVVEVKAGKKVHLYIVDGVTLKGGGSRFESKIPYIDPINLSNNY; encoded by the coding sequence ATGGCTACATTGTTAGATACAATCAATAAATTAACAGACTTCATAAAAAAGCACCCCACGATACTTATAGCCCTCACACTGATTATTGCTCTCCTCTTTTTTGTAACTCCCGGTAAGACCCCCAAGAAAACAGAAAAGATAATAGATGACGCAAAACAGCAACAGAAGGGGAATGTAAATCCTGTAGATGAACTTAAAAGCCAGATACATACCCTTAACACAGCACTTCAGGAGATAAAGAAAGAAGTTAATGGAATAAAAGAAATGAAGAGGACAGAAGTGAGACATACGGATGAGGTGTCAAAAAAGGATGAAAAGACCCTGTATGAACTCGAAAATGAGATAAAGAAGAAAAAAGATAGGATATCTGCCGTCGAAGAAGGTGCCGCTGAACAAGAGAAACCTGTCCTGAGCGGAGCCGAAGGAAAGGTATCCATGACTCCAAGGATAAAAAAGATTGAATTGCCTCCTGTTGATAATTCCTCTCCACCCCAGTCAAAGAAGGCAGATCCATACCTCCCTTCAGCATCCTTTACGGATGCTACCCTTCTTTCAGGGGCTTATGCCCCACACAACGGAGAGCCCATGCCTGTGAGTTTGAGTATAGATAAGGCGTTCTCAGGTCCGATGGGCTCTCCTGTGCCCCTTAAGGGATGTCTTGCAGTAGCAAAGGCTGTTGGTGACATTGGAACAGGGAGGGCAAAGATTCAAGTTGAGAAAATGTCATGCAGATGGCAGGATGGAGGTTTCTTTGACGAAAAGGTAAATGGTTATCTCACAGACGAAGATAACATTTTCGGGATAAAAGGGGATGTTAAAAGATACACAGGTGAATTCTTAAAGACTACAGGGATAAGCGCATTCCTTCAGGGGCTTTCTCAGGCATTAGCCACAGCACAGACCACAACACTGGCAGTGGCAGGAGGCACAGGAGGTGTAGCCACAGCAACGAATATTACCGGTGATGTGGCGACATATACATTTGCTGAGGCATCAAGACAGATTGCGTCTAAGTCAGGAGAGTTTTACGCTAAACAGGCAGATGTGCTTATTCCTGTTGTCGAGGTGAAAGCCGGCAAGAAGGTTCATCTCTATATAGTTGATGGAGTTACCCTGAAAGGAGGCGGCAGTAGATTTGAGAGTAAAATCCCTTATATTGACCCTATCAATCTCTCTAATAATTATTAG
- a CDS encoding type-F conjugative transfer system secretin TraK: MMKTAGRYDRQISDFRFEMSGLKLFCPILLLALSSMILALYSIVTATEIIEYKGIQTIRLSVGQATSIEMPSEITTFITGIDQNLLSMEYSGKRVYLQPLSLISGDLYVVTRDNRQYVFSLIIVPPEQRHKEIRLVSHVIGAKERIEKLRALTPLGLIKSMTNNEVPEGVEVSEGGFILYKDEDFTVKALKVYNAMSLQGLVIEIVRKEGSIKPFPIKDYYLEGIIAISLKDKFLKGGATHGYIVRYNQ; encoded by the coding sequence ATGATGAAAACTGCAGGGAGATACGATAGGCAGATTTCAGATTTTAGATTTGAGATGTCAGGTTTAAAATTATTCTGTCCAATCCTGCTCTTAGCCCTTAGTTCCATGATCTTAGCTTTATACTCAATTGTGACTGCAACTGAGATTATCGAGTATAAAGGGATACAGACTATAAGGCTCTCTGTAGGGCAGGCTACCTCTATTGAGATGCCATCAGAGATAACAACATTTATAACAGGGATTGACCAGAATCTGCTGTCCATGGAGTATTCAGGAAAGAGGGTTTATTTGCAACCGCTCTCACTTATCTCAGGAGACCTGTATGTAGTTACCAGAGATAACAGACAGTATGTTTTCAGCCTGATTATCGTGCCACCTGAACAGAGGCATAAAGAGATAAGGCTCGTGAGCCATGTTATTGGGGCAAAAGAGCGTATTGAAAAGTTAAGGGCGCTCACGCCACTCGGATTGATTAAATCAATGACGAATAACGAGGTTCCTGAAGGGGTAGAGGTCTCGGAAGGTGGATTTATCTTATATAAGGATGAGGATTTTACCGTAAAAGCCCTCAAGGTCTATAACGCAATGAGCCTGCAGGGACTTGTTATAGAGATAGTAAGGAAAGAGGGTTCAATAAAACCATTTCCGATAAAGGATTATTACCTCGAAGGTATTATAGCGATTTCCCTTAAGGATAAATTTCTTAAAGGTGGAGCCACACATGGCTACATTGTTAGATACAATCAATAA